A region from the Triticum urartu cultivar G1812 chromosome 1, Tu2.1, whole genome shotgun sequence genome encodes:
- the LOC125516305 gene encoding cyclin-dependent kinase C-2-like, whose amino-acid sequence MATAAPGQLNLDDYPSWGSRGVDCFEKLEQIGEGTYGQVFMAKETETKEIVALKKIRMDNEREGFPITAIREIKILKKLHHQNVIQLKEIVTSPGPDRDEQGKQIDGNKYKGSIYMVFEYMDHDLTGLADKPGMRFTIPQIKCYMKQLLTGLHYCHINQVLHRDIKGSNLLIDNEGNLKLADFGLARSFSSDHNANLTNRVITLWYRPPELLLGSTKYGPAVDMWSVGCIFAELLNGKPILPGKNEPDQLTKIFELCGTPDELIWPGVTKMPWYNNLKPPRQLKRHVKDAFKHFDFHALDLLERMLTLDPSKRISANEALDSEYFWTDPLPCDPKSLPKYEASHEYQTKKRRQQQRQADDAAAKRQKTHHPQPPHARLPPIQQSGHQIRPAQPTNNPHPPMASGSNHHYGKPRGPGGPNRYPPGGNQGGGGYPNRGGQGGGYGSGPYPPQQGRGPPPYPGGGPRGGGSSGGYGGAPNFPQAGPYGPGGGPGRGPNYPPQAGSRNQQQQYGNWQ is encoded by the exons ATGGCGACGGCGGCGCCGGGGCAGCTCAACCTCGACGACTACCCGTCGTGGGGCTCCCGCGGCGTCGACTGCTTCGAGAAGCTCGAGCAGATCGGCGAGGGCACATACGG GCAAGTGTTCATGGCCAAGGAGACGGAGACCAAGGAGATTGTCGCGCTCAAGAAGATCCGCATGGACAACGAGCGCGAGGGC TTCCCTATCACGGCCATCCGCGAGATCAAAATCCTCAAGAAGCTGCACCACCAGAACGTCATCCAGCTCAAGGAGATCGTCACATCCCCAG GGCCGGACAGAGACGAGCAGGGGAAGCAAA TCGATGGCAACAAGTACAAAGGGAGCATTTACATGGTCTTTGAGTACATGGACCATGACTTGACTGGGTTGGCTGATAAGCCTGGGATGCGCTTCACCATTCCACAGATTAAG TGCTACATGAAGCAACTCCTCACGGGCCTTCACTATTGCCATATCAATCAAGTTCTGCATCGTGATATTAAAG GATCTAACCTCTTGATAGACAATGAGGGTAACTTAAAACTGGCTGATTTTGGCCTAGCAAGATCATTTTCGAGTGATCATAACGCAAACCTCACTAACCGTGTGATCACTCTGTGGTACAG ACCTCCAGAGTTGCTGCTAGGAAGCACAAAATATGGGCCAGCGGTGGACATGTGGTCGGTGGGTTGTATTTTTGCAGAGCTTCTCAATGGAAAGCCAATACTGCCTGGAAAGAATGAG CCAGACCAACTGACCAAAATATTCGAGCTTTGTGGTACCCCTGACGAATTGATTTGGCCGGGTGTGACAAAAATGCCATGGTATAATAATTTGAAGCCTCCCCGCCAATTGAAGAGGCATGTTAAGGATGCTTTTAAACA TTTTGATTTTCATGCTCTGGATCTGCTGGAGAGGATGTTAACATTGGACCCGTCAAAG AGGATATCTGCAAATGAAGCTCTTGACTCTGAATATTTCTGGACTGATCCCCTACCATGTGATCCTAAAAG CTTGCCAAAGTATGAGGCTTCACATGAATATCAGACAAAGAAAAGACGTCAACAGCAGCGGCAAGCTGATGATGCTGCTGCAAAGCGGCAAAAGACGCATCATCCTCAGCCTCCTCATGCCCGTTTGCCCCCAATCCAGCAATCAGGCCATCAAATAAGGCCAGCCCAGCCTACCAACAACCCGCATCCACCAATGGCATCTGGGTCAAATCATCACTATGGAAAGCCCCGAGGGCCAGGAGGGCCAAACAGGTACCCACCGGGCGGGAACCAAGGTGGTGGAGGGTATCCGAACCGTGGAGGGCAAGGTGGCGGCTATGGGAGTGGCCCTTACCCCCCTCAACAAGGTCGAGGGCCTCCTCCGTACCCTGGCGGTGGCCCAAGGGGTGGCGGCAGCAGCGGTGGCTATGGTGGTGCTCCAAACTTTCCACAAGCCGGTCCTTATGGTCCTGGCGGCGGCCCAGGCCGGGGGCCAAATTATCCCCCACAAGCTGGCTCTCGAAACCAGCAGCAGCAGTATGGAAACTGGCAATAG